In Phycisphaerae bacterium RAS2, the DNA window CGGCGGTGGCAAAGGCCGAGGCGTATGAGCCGGACATCACCGAACCGTTCCGGCACAGCCTCGCGGAAATGCCGCCGACGCTGAAAGAACAGTTCGCGGAGTTCCAGGCGTACATGGATTCGTCGAGCCGGCCGGACAACGGCAGCGCGCCGTCCGCGCACGATCCACTGATGTCGCGGTTGCATTGATCTTCAAGGTATGACTGACCACTGGCCACTAACCACTGGCCACTGATAACCGGCAACTGGCCACTGATCACTTAAGGGTTCCCGTATGGCAGAATTGACGATGGCGAAGGCGCTGAACCTGGCGCTACACGAGGCGATGGCGGAAGACCCGACCGTGCTGCTGCTGGGGCAGGATGTCGGTCAGGACGAGGGCGTGTTCCGCATCTCCGAGGGCCTGCTGAAGAAGTTCGGCGCCGATCGCGTGATCGACTTCCCCGTGGCCGAGTCGGCCATCGCCGGCGTTTCGGTCGGCATGTGCCTGACGGGCTTCAAGCCGATCGCCGAGATGCAGTTCAGCGGCTTCGGCTATCACGCCTTTCACCAGGTGGAGAACCACATCAGTCGATTTCGCAATCGCACGCGCGGGCGATTCACCTGCCCGATGGTGATTCGCATGCCGTACGGCGCGGGGATTCGCGCGATCGAGCATCACAGCGAAAGCCGCGAAGCGATCTGGGCGCATCTGCCGGGGTTGAAGGTGGTCGTGCCGTCCGGCCCGCGAAACGCGCGGGCGCTGCTGCGAGCCTCGATCTTCGATCCCGATCCGGTCATGTTCTACGAGCCGAAGGCCTGCTACCGCGCGTTCAAGGAAGAGGTGCCCGACGAGCCGGAAACGATGGAGATCGGCAAGGCACAGGTCGTGCGCACCGGCAGCGACGTGACGATTATTTCATACGGCGCGTCGATGCGGCCGGTGTTGGAGGCGGCGGACGATCTGTCGCTGGAGCATCAGGTCGAGGCGGACGTGATTGACCTGCTGTCGCTCTCGCCGATGGACACCGAGACGATCATCGCGAGCGTGAAGAAGACCGGCCGCGTGGTCGTGGTGCACGAGGCGCCGCGGACGTGCGGCCCGGCAGGCGAGATCATCGCGCGGATCGTTGAGAAGGCGCTGGATTTCCTGGAAGCGCCGATCGCGCGGGTCACGGGTTACGATCTCGTCATGCCGTATTTCAACCTGGAGCGGCACTACATGCCCGATCCGCTGAAGGTGGTGACGGCGGTGCGGGACGTGGTGAGTTATTAATGGCGAACAGCGAAGAGCGGATTGCAAAAGCGCACGGGATATCGAGCTGAGAAGACAAATGGCCTGCAGGCGGACCGGGCCGGTTCAATTTGATGGGTAATCGAGTTCCGTCCGGACCTTGAGGTCGATGTCATAGACGATGACCTTTTGCAGATCTTCGTCCAGCCAGACCAATTTGTTTTGAATCAACATCGGGTCGGGCAGCAGCAAGTAATCATTGCTGGACGGGACAATCAATTCGTATCCGGCGTTGTCGCGATGGCGAATGAAGTACCGAGCAACGCCGCCGGACTCTTGTTTTCCGACGACCCGTCCATCGTAAGCCGCTACCAGTTTTCGCTCGGTTGCTCGTGTGCTGAACATTGGATCTTCAACGGTGAAGTCACCGGTTGAAAAATCCCATCGCATTAGCGCTCCGTAGGGCCAGTAGCCTGATGATTCCAGCCAATACACGGCGTAGTTGGTTGGGTCGATGGCTCCGCTATCGCCGATCGCATGATAGACTTGAAGCACGCGATCATCGTTGAGCGAGTGTAATTCAACGGCAGTCGAGAAATCTCCAAACAGATAGCCTGTGAGCAACCATTCTTCCGTGAGTGACCAAATCGAGTAGAACGCGGGATAGAGCGACAAGACTTGTTCCTGGGTCTCAAGATTGGCGACGATTCCGTACTCGCGCCTTCCGTCGACGAGATTGATCGACAGGTGATGCCCGACGATTTCCATACTGACAATGGACTCGATGTCGGTCAATTCATAGACCACCCAACCCTGTGACTGACCACATTCCGTCGCAACGATTGACCGGCCGTCGAGACCGATTGCGGCGATGTACTCGCCGTCGGATGCCATGCGCTCGGGCACGTAATCCAATTCGTGGACTTTTTCCTTGGCACCATCGAGGGCGACGCGATAGATCGGGATGACAACTCGGAACATCTCGGCGTATTGCGTGGGTTGGAGCTGCGGGACGGCCCACAGGAGCGCGTTATCACTTTTTCCGATGACGCTCGGCCTGCCGCATATCGAGAATTGAGACAGCGTGACGGGCGAACCGTCGACCGGGCAATAGGGTCCATGCACGATATCATCACAGACGAGTGCGAAAACAAACGGCAGCAACACGAGCAGCATGCAGACGTGTCGCAGTCGCAACGTTCGAACGTTGACAGATTGCCGGCGAGAATTCATACGAAGGTATCATAACGTGAACTTCGAACGTCAAGAATGGCGGTCTGGAGCAAAATGGGGGTGCGGCAAATCAGACTTGAAAGGGGGCCGGGCCAGAATGATCCGGCACCATCGCCACTCGCCATTCGAAATTGAGAATTGCGTCTTACGGCAGCTTCCACGGATCGCCGCGGAGAATCTTGCGAATCTCTTCCAGCACAGCGCGGGCGTCGGCTTCCTGCTTCGTGAGGTCGGCGGACTGCGACTTGAGCACCGCCGCGACGGTCTTGCCCGGCTCTTTGACCCCGGATGCCTTGATGAATTGCCGAAGGGCTTTCTCCTGCTCGGCCGCGATATCAGCGAGTCCGGGCCGCGCTTCGGTCGAGGTGTCGGGATCGAAATAGCGATTGACGCAATGATCGAGCAGGCCGGCCATGGCGGCCGCGAGTTGAATGCGCCCGTCCTCGGCGGCCTTTTCGTAGCAGGCGCTGGAAGCGGCGATTCCGCGCAGGTCCTTTGACTCGTCGCGGCTGCCGGCGATCAGGGCATCCTGCCGACCGCGGAAGACGGCTGCCAGCGCCGCTGCACACGCATCGCCGTACTTCGTATTAA includes these proteins:
- the pdhB_1 gene encoding Pyruvate dehydrogenase E1 component subunit beta, which translates into the protein MAELTMAKALNLALHEAMAEDPTVLLLGQDVGQDEGVFRISEGLLKKFGADRVIDFPVAESAIAGVSVGMCLTGFKPIAEMQFSGFGYHAFHQVENHISRFRNRTRGRFTCPMVIRMPYGAGIRAIEHHSESREAIWAHLPGLKVVVPSGPRNARALLRASIFDPDPVMFYEPKACYRAFKEEVPDEPETMEIGKAQVVRTGSDVTIISYGASMRPVLEAADDLSLEHQVEADVIDLLSLSPMDTETIIASVKKTGRVVVVHEAPRTCGPAGEIIARIVEKALDFLEAPIARVTGYDLVMPYFNLERHYMPDPLKVVTAVRDVVSY